A segment of the Pseudomonadota bacterium genome:
GTCCGGGTAGCCCGTTTCCGCTCGCACCCGGGCCAGGAAGGCCACGCGCCACGACCCGTTGAGCTCGGTCGCCTGCCAATCCATCCACTGCTCCACCCGCGCGCGCGCTGCCGGACCGGAGGGCAGAAGGTCCTCTCGCCCGGCTGACGCAACGAGGTAGCGGCACACCGTGTTCGATTCCCAGAGCACCACGCCACCGTCGACGATCACCGGCACCAGGGCGTTGGGGTTCAGGGCGAGAAAGGCAGCGTCCTCGACGTCCAGCTCGTGGGTGCCCCAGGGCTCGAGCGTGAACGGCAACGACAGCTCCGAGCAGGTCCAGAGCACCTTGCGCACGTTGATGGACGTGGTTTTGCCGAGGATGCGGAGCATGAGAAGGGCCTGTAGCGTGTGCACTGGGGTGCGGACAGGTGTCCGAACCCGTTTCAACAACAGTCTACGCCGAACACCTCCCTACGAAAGTCGCGGCAGGTCAAAGGACATTCCCGCGCCGTGAGCACCTGGCTCGAAC
Coding sequences within it:
- a CDS encoding glutathione S-transferase N-terminal domain-containing protein, giving the protein MLRILGKTTSINVRKVLWTCSELSLPFTLEPWGTHELDVEDAAFLALNPNALVPVIVDGGVVLWESNTVCRYLVASAGREDLLPSGPAARARVEQWMDWQATELNGSWRVAFLARVRAETGYPDSAVDASIAAWNRNMAILDRQLDRAGDFVLGSDFTLADVVLGLSTHRWVSTPMVRPDLPAVAAYYERLSERDGFRQHGRNGVP